A stretch of Brassica napus cultivar Da-Ae chromosome C6, Da-Ae, whole genome shotgun sequence DNA encodes these proteins:
- the LOC106418292 gene encoding ADP-ribosylation factor 2-B: protein MGLSFAKLFSRLFAKKEMRILMVGLDAAGKTTILYKLKLGEIVTTIPTIGFNVETVEYKNISFTVWDVGGQDKIRPLWRHYFQNTQGLIFVVDSNDRDRVVEARDELHRMLNEDELRDAVLLVFANKQDLPNAMNAAEITDKLGLHSLRQRHWYIQSTCATSGEGLYEGLDWLSNNIAGKA, encoded by the exons ATGGGGTTGAGTTTCGCGAAGCTGTTTAGCAGGCTCTTtgcaaagaaggagatgaggatTCTGATGGTTGGTCTTGATGCTGCTGGTAAGACCACCATTCTCTACAAGCTCAAGCTCGGTGAGATTGTCACCACCATCCCCACTATTG GTTTCAATGTGGAAACTGTGGAGTACAAGAACATCAGTTTCACTGTGTGGGATGTCGGGGGTCAAGACAAG ATCCGTCCCTTGTGGAGGCACTACTTCCAGAACACTCAGGGTCTGATCTTTGTCGTGGACAGCAACGACAGAGACAGAGTTGTTGAGGCTAGAGATGAACTTCACAGGATGCTCAATGAG gatGAGCTGCGTGATGCTGTGTTGCTTGTGTTTGCTAACAAGCAAGATCTTCCAAACGCGATGAACGCCGCTGAAATCACGGATAAGCTTGGCCTTCACTCCCTGCGTCAGCGTCACTG GTACATTCAGAGCACATGCGCCACTTCAGGTGAAGGACTGTACGAAGGTCTGGACTGGCTGTCCAACAACATCGCTGGCAAGGCGTAA